From one Rosa rugosa chromosome 4, drRosRugo1.1, whole genome shotgun sequence genomic stretch:
- the LOC133745650 gene encoding oligopeptide transporter 2-like has product MATIPLETELVVAKHGGKDVIDIDDEDDELSPIEEVRLTVSNEDDPTLPVWTFRMWSIGLFSCALLSFLNTFFSYRTEPLVISVISVQVASLPLGKFMARTLPTRKFRIGSKEFSLNPGEFNIKEHVLISIFANAGAGFGSGPAYAVGIVTIVKAFYVRKISFLASWILVITTQVLGYGWAGILRKYVVDPATMWWPSSLVQVSLFRALHEKDNNRMSRGKFFLIALVCSFSWYVVPDYLFTTISTISWVCWLYPKSITAHQIGSGMRGLGIGSLTLDWSVIASYLGSPLISPFFAIVNITVGYILTMYVVLPTAYWGFNLYNAKNFAIFSKNLFDDHGEIYNVTAIVNDKFEIDMPAYKKQGHINLSVFFSLTYGIGFAGVISTITHVALFNGREMYEKYKAAHTGKVDIHTRLMRNYRDIPTWWFHILLLLSLALSLALCIFMKDEVQLPWWGLLFAAAIASVFTLPISVITATTNQSPGLNVITEYIMGLILPGEPIANVCFKTYGYISMAQAISFLSDFKLGHYMKIPPISMFIVQCIGTVIAGTVNIGVAWWLLTTVENICQESLLPPDSPWTCVNDAVFFDASVIWGLVGPKRIFGSLGYYSALNWFFLFGAIGPLIVWLLHKAFPSQKWIALINLPVLFGATAVMPPASTVNFNCWIIVGVVFNYYVFRYRKTWWQRYNYVLSAALDAGVAFMAVLVYFSMNGKGISWWGTDGEHCELATCPTAEGLDLGHACVW; this is encoded by the exons ATGGCTACCATACCTCTGGAAACCGAGCTTGTCGTGGCCAAACACGGTGGCAAAGATGTTATCGACATTGACGATGAAGACGATGAGTTGTCACCGATCGAGGAGGTTCGTCTAACAGTGTCAAACGAAGACGACCCGACCCTCCCAGTATGGACATTCCGCATGTGGTCCATAGGCCTCTTCTCGTGCGCCCTCCTCTCCTTCCTCAACACCTTCTTCTCCTACCGCACCGAGCCCCTCGTCATCTCCGTGATCTCCGTCCAGGTGGCGAGTCTCCCCCTCGGAAAGTTCATGGCGAGGACCCTGCCCACGAGGAAGTTCCGAATTGGCTCGAAAGAGTTTTCACTTAACCCTGGTGAGTTCAACATCAAAGAGCACGTGTTGATATCGATTTTTGCAAATGCCGGAGCAGGGTTTGGGAGCGGTCCGGCTTATGCAGTTGGGATTGTGACTATCGTAAAGGCGTTTTATGTGAGGAAGATATCTTTCTTGGCGAGTTGGATACTTGTTATTACCACGCAG GTTTTGGGGTATGGATGGGCGGGTATTCTCCGGAAGTACGTGGTGGATCCGGCTACGATGTGGTGGCCTAGTAGTCTGGTTCAGGTCTCTTTGTTTAG GGCTCTACACGAGAAAGACAACAACCGCATGTCCAGAGGAAAATTCTTTCTGATTGCGCTGGTATGCAGCTTCTCTTGGTATGTTGTCCCAGACTACCTTTTCACAACTATATCAACCATTTCATGGGTTTGCTGGCTTTACCCCAAGTCAATAACAGCACATCAAATCGGGTCGGGCATGCGTGGACTTGGTATTGGGTCACTTACATTGGATTGGTCTGTCATAGCCTCGTACTTAGGCAGCCCACTGATCAGCCCATTTTTTGCCATTGTCAATATCACTGTTGGCTATATTCTCACCATGTATGTGGTATTACCGACTGCCTATTGGGGATTCAACTTATATAATGCCAAGAACTTCGCAATCTTCTCTAAAAACTTGTTTGATGACCATGGTGAAATATATAATGTCACGGCCATTGTCAATGACAAGTTCGAAATTGACATGCCTGCCTACAAAAAACAAGGACATATAAACCTCAGTGTGTTCTTTTCTCTGACCTACGGGATTGGCTTCGCTGGTGTTATATCGACCATCACACATGTGGCTCTATTCAATGGAAG GGAGATGTATGAGAAATACAAAGCTGCACATACTGGAAAGGTGGACATCCACACCAGATTGATGAGAAATTACAGAGACATACCTACCTGGTGGTTTCATATTCTGCTTTTGTTGTCGCTTGCACTCTCTCTGGCGTTATGCATTTTCATGAAAGATGAGGTACAACTGCCTTGGTGGGGACTCCTTTTTGCAGCTGCAATTGCATCGGTTTTCACTCTTCCGATTAGCGTTATAACGGCAACAACGAATCAG TCACCAGGACTAAACGTAATCACAGAGTATATAATGGGTTTGATATTACCTGGAGAACCAATAGCCAATGTATGCTTCAAAACCTATGGGTATATAAGCATGGCGCAGGCAATTTCCTTTCTGAGTGATTTCAAGTTAGGTCACTACATGAAGATCCCACCCATATCGATGTTCATAGTTCAG TGCATAGGAACTGTGATAGCCGGAACAGTCAATATTGGGGTGGCATGGTGGCTGCTAACTACTGTGGAAAACATATGTCAAGAAAGTTTACTCCCTCCTGATAGTCCTTGGACTTGTGTCAATGATGCTGTGTTTTTTGATGCCTCTGTAATTTGGGGTCTGGTCGGGCCAAAACGAATATTTGGCTCCCTTGGATACTACTCGGCACTTAACTGGTTCTTCCTTTTCGGAGCAATTGGACCTCTCATAGTATGGTTGTTGCATAAAGCTTTTCCAAGTCAAAAATGGATCGCGCTGATCAACCTTCCCGTACTTTTCGGAGCAACGGCTGTAATGCCACCGGCTTCAACTGTGAACTTCAATTGCTGGAttattgttggagttgttttCAATTACTATGTCTTCAGATACAGAAAGACATGGTGGCAAAGGTACAATTATGTTCTTTCAGCTGCCTTAGATGCTGGAGTAGCTTTCATGGCGGTGCTTGTATATTTCTCAATGAATGGTAAGGGCATATCTTGGTGGGGAACAGATGGGGAACACTGTGAGCTGGCTACCTGTCCAACAGCTGAAGGCTTGGATCTTGGTCATGCTTGTGTATGGTGA